The following coding sequences are from one Paenibacillus tundrae window:
- the nusB gene encoding transcription antitermination factor NusB, protein MKRRLAREIAVQSLYQMEMNEVSASEAVNMLINEAAEENETDVVIRDADTMRTYVTDIVQGTWNQKEAIDGLLVDYLKGWQISRLSRVDRQILRLATFEMVFREDVPAKVAVNEAIELSKHFGTDESGKFVNGVLGRMIQEVNTLKEKLS, encoded by the coding sequence AAATGGAAATGAACGAAGTGAGCGCGTCTGAAGCGGTTAACATGTTGATCAATGAAGCGGCTGAAGAAAACGAAACCGATGTTGTCATTCGTGATGCAGATACCATGCGCACCTATGTAACAGATATTGTGCAAGGAACATGGAACCAAAAAGAAGCTATCGATGGATTACTTGTGGATTACCTCAAAGGCTGGCAGATTAGTCGTCTGTCACGTGTAGATCGCCAGATTTTACGTCTTGCGACTTTTGAGATGGTCTTCCGTGAAGATGTTCCAGCGAAAGTTGCAGTCAATGAAGCGATTGAGCTATCAAAACACTTTGGTACGGATGAATCCGGTAAGTTTGTTAACGGTGTGTTAGGCCGTATGATTCAAGAAGTTAACACGCTCAAGGAAAAATTGTCTTAA